A stretch of DNA from Odontesthes bonariensis isolate fOdoBon6 chromosome 5, fOdoBon6.hap1, whole genome shotgun sequence:
TAAACAAAATTTTGGACAACTGAGATGATAGTGTTAAACCTTTAAAAGCACACTCAGCCATATGGACTCGCACATTAAGACATACAGACATTAGTCAGGGTGGTGAAAGCTCCACGGGGGTTTGGTAGAGGGGTTGAAGGGGCCCTGTAGCCCTCAGGCATTCTGTCTTTTGGGAGGCAAAGGGTATAATTACACCCTATTCattcctcctcccctccttttcTACAGAACACATTGGCCCCAGACCCCTAACAGATTTTAATTAGCCAGGCcaatggaggagaggaggaggggaaatGAGGAGGTGAAGAGAAGGATAGAAAGAGAGTTTTCCTAAAAGCGTGATATGTGAATGAAATTAGCAACAGAATCTTCCTGTTTTCTTGGCTTTTGACAAGCCTGTGTTTTCATGTGGAGGGAGAGCAGAGCGCTAACAAGGACACAGTGTGGGGACAAGGTGTATCCTGTCCAATTTACTTCAGAAGGAACCACTTGAGACCTCCAATCGTCTTGTTTGCTCCAACCCTGCTATTACTGGTTTGTCTGAAGAAACCAGTAAAGAGAGAACTAGATGAGATCAGAGATGATTTGGCCAATTAGGCTTCAACAGACGTGTCTCCTTTCTTTTTACTTAAACACTCGCCCtggcagacatgcacacacaactATGTTTATACACACCTGTGCAGAAGTGTGAATGCTTGCAAAGGCTCTATGCTTAGAGAAAGCACTGATTACAAGCAGGGGTAGTGATCAGCCTattagccccggataacaagtGTTGAGCTGTGCTCTGCTAACAAAGCGTGTTTTGACAGGTATGTTAGCGCTAACCAATACATTACAGGCAAACAGTCTtcagagaaagaggaggaaggaaggaggggttAGAGGCCCTCATTTGGAGCCAGTTTGTCTGTGACTTAGCCAGGGGGGTCCTAACAGGAGCCACAACAACAAGACTGGAAGGTGTGGGGGGTTAGAGACACCACGTCTCAAGCTTtgatggtgggggggggggggcacacagACATCACAGCCCATGTAAACAGCGGCAGACACACAGGAGCTGTTTTCTTGTCACTTTCATTCTCTACAACATGCCAAACACCAAAGTATTGAGAAGCAGCACCCTCAGTTCAAGCCCTGATTGGATTTGCGGATTAGAGCCTGCAGCCCCACGAGGTTGTAATGGGAGTAACTCCCAAATAAAAATCTTTCTTCGCCTCCTGGCTTTCGGCGGATCTCACAGCAGGAATAACACGCTGGCCAGCTGCACCTCACATGCATGGCCTCACTCGCATCGTGTTTActgtaaagggaaaaaaaacaaacgtaGACATGTGAACCTGAAAGTTGACACTGGTTCATTAAATTTTTACACATACGTTATTTTTCCCCTTTGCCCCAGTAAATCTGCTCCTAACCTGGGAGTCGCTACTCAATAACTGAAAGCAAAAGCTTTACTCAGGTGAAAATGTAACACAGCTGTCTGATTTCTGGCCTTTGTATTCTCTCTTAACGTCACAAACTCAAATGCGCAGTGGGACTGCTCAAGATTTctgctcctttttcaccaccgCTCGCTACTTGGAAGTAGAGGATGTGAGGTAAGAGGAGACGGGAAGGCTTGAAAACAGCCGTAAAACTAAATAAGGGGAAAGATGAAAAGAGGGAACTCAACTTCACCCCCTTCCCTCTGTCTTGAAATTGGCACACATGGACAAACATCCAAGTGAAGAAACTGATGTGACAACAACAGTTTAAAAAGACTTGACATAAGGTTTCACTGGGTTGTGCAGATAAAACGGTGATTCTATCTGTTCTGACTTTTGCGGAGGAGTGAGCTGTCATTTACAATCTCATCTGCTTGTTAGCAGGTGAGAGGTGAGGCTGTCCTGAagggaaaagagaaagaaaggcaTGTGAGTGGGATGGTGGTAGGGCTTTACACGATTCTGGGTGTGCTCtctcattgaaaaacaaaatgaacaagtccggcctgatcaggctctttctAATTCTGTTACACAGATGGGTTTGCACAGGCAAGCCGAGACACAAACATTCACACTTTCTAGCTTTACCTGTAAGTTGATGCGTGGCTTTTGGGTGAaagggtttttgtttttttcgtaTCGTATGTGTCCGTGTCACACATGCAAGAAACAAATACATGACATCCACCCTGTTTATTGattcaatttgaaaaaaaaaataaaatttccttGATAGAAATGGACATTTGACATTAACCtccactctctctctctgtctccctgCAGCTTCCTGTGGGACGATTATACAGTGGAAGTGCGCATCAATGACTATCTGGACATCATCTGCCCCCACTACACCCATGCAGAGGTGTCATCGCATGCAGCTGAACGCTATGTGCTGTACATGGTGGAGAAGGAGGACTACGAAGTGTGCAAACCTCACTCTTTTGATCAGCTCCGCTGGGAGTGCTCACGGCCCTTCGCTCCGCACGCTCCAGAAAAATTCTCCGAAAAGTTCCAGCGCTTCACGCCGTTCACCCTGGGCAAGGAGTTCAAGCAGGGGGAGAGCTATTATTATATCTGTAAGTCTAACAGTTAGCtcctggtttcttttttttcttaaatccaCCTGCTGTAATCTTTTGAGTTGTTTCTTCTATTAAAATGTTCCCCTTCTTTTTGACTTTGCCAGCCAAGCCAATGCATCACCATGGTAAGGATTGTCTGAAGCTGAAGGTGGATGTAGTCGGGCATAAAGGCGCTGAAAAACTGCACCTCGACAAATCCAAGGCAGAGGAGAAAGGAAAAGGCTTAGATGGAGGAAAAGGGAAGTTCCCTGCTGCTGGAGGAGTTCACAACCCGACTAACCGGCTCCCAGCAGGTgaggattcttttttttaaaaatggccaGACACATAAAAAATAGTCACAGGGGTGCCATGTCTAAGTCAAGCTCAGCTGGGTTTGTTTACCATTCCTGAGTGATGAAACCCTGTGCtgactgtctctctctctcgtctCTTCTCTCAGATGACCCTGATGTGATGGAGCCAAATGTCCAGAGGAGCATTGGCAGCTCTGCAGCACAGCTGGTGTCTCTGTCGCTCTTCTTTACCATGATCCCAGTCTTATTAGCCCCGATGCTACGCTGAAACCCACCAAGACACCAAAAACAGAGACTATTCTAACCCGATGCTGGTTATCGGGACACGATCactccgatttttttttttttttacaaagattttttttatacgAGCGTGGACGGTGTGTGTTGGTCATTGTGTGTTTGAcgtgttttgtttgtgtgaatgtggaGCGTGGATCGCTCCAAAGAAGAGGACCTTTTTCTTACTTTATTTTGAGGATGGGAATTCTCAAGTTTGACCATTTAAgatgcacactttttttttttagtcataacATCCAAAACTAAGAGCAAAATGATCAAAATTTAAGTCGGAAATGACAGCAACATTACATTACCTTCATCATCacgtgttttcaggtgttcatACCATTGGTACTGCTGTGCATTGTTTTACCAAACACATTTTCTTCCTCTACATGTAGAgaaattattgttgttgtttttgtgtgtgtgtgtgtgtgtattgttgTCGACCCTGGCCAAAGTGGTATAGATAATGTAGGATATTTGTCATGTTGTGTAGCACTCAGCTCCTGGTTATAACTCTTCTTGTTGaatctcctttttttcccccttttagtTATACAGCATTTACAAGATAAATTGTCCAATTCAAAACGGTGATTTTCATTCACTTGCTCTCATTGTTATCTGGCTAGATAAACCTTAAAGTAAAGTGCTCATGCTACTGAAAAGTTTTTTTCAAGTTAATCTGATTTTAATTTTCCGCGAATGTATTTAGGGTAAATGATGATTCAAAGTACATTGAAGGTATTAAGAttctttaaatgtttgtttttcttgccCAGGTTTTTTGTCTGTCAGTTTCATTGTTCTTACAATGTTGAGAGACACTGATTCAACTGagggaaacagaagaaaaaaaatcgaaGACTAACAGGAGTTTCAGGAGCTGAGCTTCATCAGTACTGCATCTCATTCACTAATTTATACAGTGTTGATGGTATCATGGTACACTGGTTAATGTTTGCAGAAGTCATCCTGCTTGCACGTCATCAAACCTCAAAGTGAAAGGGCTTCCCGGAATCCATTTGTCTGTTTTCATGTTAAACAAGCTtgcattgttttgtttgtgttaatATGTAAATTTGTACATAAAGAAAACTATAAGAAGCTGTTTTaagatgtgaaaaaaatcttcagtgaaataaaaaatgtgatgtaatgaaaaaaaatctgtctggTTTTTATCAGCCGTGGGGAAATTTCTTATTGCAATAACCTACCTTAGATGTTCAAGACCCACTGAGATCATAAAGATTTTGATGGGTGACACAATGTTTTGGCAAAGCCATACGTCTCCCGCCCGATGAGGTCTCTCCAGCTCCTTCCAGGTTTCCACCCTTAGGTCTTTTCTAAACCCAGTTTTCTCATTCCCTCTTCTCTGCCCTCCCTTTCATCCCCAGCGTACAACATGACCTGGCTTGAATTTCACAGtctgaaaaccaaacacaagaACCAAGAGGTCGCATAAGAAGGAACAAGAGAGTCCAGTGGGAGAGGGGCCCACAAGCAAACTGACAACTGGGTGTGAAGGTGTCACTCTCGCGTCCTTGCTCTCAGTCTTTCacccccactttttttttttaaacttctctCTACACCTTCTTCTGATGTAAAACTGAACATCCGCCTACACAGCAGTATGTTGGAATGAGGAGGTTTGGGAAAAGTTCATACCTGCAAACCTCGAAGCTGACTGAAAACTGTCAAAAGTCACCATCGCTTGTAAAACCACGCAGCATACACACTCAAAATCTGAACATAAAACAGAGCTGTTTGTTTTTCCGCAATAACGTCATGGCTTAAATTCACTGCAGATGATCACACAGTCTCAGAAATCTTGTGTAATGCAGTACCATGTGTTCAGTTTGCCTGAACAGACCAAACATGGAAGTAATACTGTGGGCTACATTCATGTCCCGGTGCAATCTTGTGCCAACCACCATGTGCAAACATTGGTCTGCACTTAGCAATGAAATCAATACGACATAAGATGAATTGCTAGTCTTGAAGGACTATTGAAGTCAATTAATTATGTAAATATTGCAAACCAAAagtacatttgtttttaaaaagttaacTTAAATCCCTCTGGGTGATTTCTGATTAGCTGATAGTTTTTAAGCTTGTATATAATAAAAATtccctaaaaaaaaacttggctaTAGGTTTATGGTTTTTATGTGAGTGTTGTGTTTAAATTCTTATAGGCCTCTGAGTACAGAAGTTCTGGACGAAGGACACGATTTTCCCCAGAAATGCAGAGCTGTAAGAGTAATAAAACTGTAAATCATTACAGTGGACAAAAGTGAAGCGAGTGAACTTTGAggtatgttttaatgttttatgtctGGAATTTATAATCTGTTATGCAAAGaacataaaaagaataaaaggcaTCCAAATATTGAGACTGTTTAATTTGAGCAGTTtcacttaaagaacacaaaaaagggaaaaaagaattACTAATAGCATAAATcacagaaataatctaaatACAACAGGATACCATAAAATATGAGTGGAAGAAAAGTCAAGTAGATACAAAACAAGGACgtacaagaaaaaaatagagGAAAAGAAGCTGTAGCATTAAAGTACATCAAAGTTCGAAAAATGCGAACAGAGAGTCCTGACACGAAGGGGGGAGTAGTCAGGTGCTCTGAGAGGAACTGAGGCAAGCAGGGGCAGAGAAAGTTAATGACCAATTTGTTGTGACAGTGTTGCAccacctcttcttttaacaacataaCAAGCCTTTGGGGACTGAGGAGACCACGTACTTTTGAATGTGAGATGTTTTCCCATTCTAGCGTGGAATAGGATCTAAACTAAAGAGCTGTACCAGGCCTCCTTTTAGGATATTTTCAGTTTAATAACAGACAGGTAGTTTCAGTGCTTGGCAGGTCAGTTTCACACCTGGACTCTACTACGAAGCCACGCGTTTGTAATGCTGTACAATATGGTTTTGCATTGACTTGCTTAAAAGAGCAAGACCTTTCCTGAAAAAGATGTCACCTGGATGGCAGCATACTGTGCAGCATTAATAATACCATTACAGATGTGGTTCATCATTCATGACATATACATGAATGTGGATATATATTCATGAAACTTGATGGAGAATTGTAGCGTGGGGAAAAGAAGTACGTGTTGCTTTCTGGTGTGGATCTGAATCAATTAAGTAAAATGATGAAATACAACACTGGCCTTTGTGGAGGATCTTGTTAAACATTTTGCTCTCACAGTCTTTCACAGAGTGTTGAGCTCCTCCCTATCTTTGTTCCTGGAAGACTCAATCTCTCTGGgatcttctttttatttattttatttattattaaccCTTTTTTCAATTATTAGAGAATTAGGCACAGTATCCAACTTTTTGGATTGTATACAGGATTATATAAAAACAAAGCTATATTTCCACATGACccctttttcacattttttttttttttttttttttgcttcagagAGTGGACAAAGAGTCTAACAGTTAAAAAATGAGTCCACCCTGAAAAAGCAAAGACTAATAAGAAAACATCTGGTCTATTTTGTGCAGCTGAAACatgttatttattttctctttcccATTGTTCTAAAGTATACAATTACATATATATCACTTTGGAAAAATCTCAATTAAAACTGCATCATCATTCATCATTTTGCTCATCTCGGCTCTTATTTTCGAACGCATGGTGTTTAGTGATTTCGttaaattactttttttcttttacttcagTTGATAAAATCACAGAAATTTGGAtgaataaagtttgctttaaccGAAATGAACTCCCACTTCTTTACTTTTTGAGCTGTCTGGCAAATTAACTGTCCCTAACGATCCTCCGTCCTGTTGCACAAAATTTAATTCCTCCATCCACGTGTGTAGTGGagcttaaaaaaataatgtttcGGCAACGTGATGACATCACTTTAACGTTTACTATCGTATCAACATCCTATTGGATAGATCCGCCCTTCTTGTATAATCCCATAGCCAATCAGAGGGTAGGAAAGCTAAGCACACTGATTGCAAATACGGAAATACAGTGAGAGCATCCTTGTAGTTATTTTCCGTATTTTCCTGCACTTTAAGAACCTGTGGTTAAAAAACATAGACTAAACGTAGAGTGTTAAACAACTAGTGTTTTCTCTTCCGCCTTATGGATTTGTTGCAGCTTCTATCATGGGCCTGCATCGTGTTCACAATCTGGATGTTCTCGACTGGACTGTAAGTTGAGCTTTTCAATAATGTCTCGCAAGCTGGCGGTAGTCTACGTCGTGGTTTAACTCTcagatttattaaaaaataccACAGGAGGATCGGTTGGACAGTGATCATAACTTTCTCATAAGAAATGCAATGGATCAGTGAGAAATATTTTCCTCTCacctttttgtcttcttttataTACTTTCAGGACCGACCTAAAGAAAATGCGAGAATCCAAAAGTGCCGAAAACATCCAGTTTCTCCCTTTCCTCACCACATGTCTAAAGtgacttttttaaaatttaaaattttatttGACTCATCCTTCAGTCTTTCACTGTGATCAGCTCATTCATTGCTCTTATTGTTCTGCTCTGGTTGGCACATGTAACACCCCTCCTGTTTCCATAGTAACCTAGGCTGGTTGTCATATGGGTTTCTGAAGGAAGATCAGACGATTGTCCTGGTCAACATCATTGGAGCTTTTCTCCAGATCCTCTACATCGTCATGTACTTCCACTACACAAAAGATAAGGTAAACACGTGGTCAGTGTAGACCTGCAGAATCCTTGCTGTGGCTTAAACTTGACTTCCTTTCACTTATTGCTTCCAGAGGCTGGTGATGCTCCAGACTGTCGCTGCAGGAACGGTGCTGGCCTGCGGCTGGCTATACTTCACCACCTTTCTAACTGAAGGAGAGGCTCGGCTCAGCCAGCTAGGACTCACCTGCAGCGTGGTTACCATCAGCATGTACATGTCGCCGCTCACCGACCTGGTAACGCGTTACACTCACAGCATGTAGAGAGTATGACCAAATATTTTGTCCTCTGGTCAGGAATACAGCCACAGCCCCCAAATAAGAAGAAGTTGGGACAGAgtagaaaatacaaaaaaaaaaaaagaaatgtggtgGTTCCTATATTTGCTTtggcttttatttagtttaatttgtttaattAATTAGTTAGTATGCATTCATTTTAACATCTCAGGCCTGCAGCATATTCAAATAAACATTTGGGCGGGTGCAGTTAAGAGCTTGTAACGACTTTATTGAAACAGGTAAAGTCAACAGGTGGTTGTAGTTGAAAGAGCAAATATGGGCCAGTGATCTCCAACTTGATaacaaatgtgttaaaaaagatCATAAAACCATTGAAAGACAatcttccttaaaaaaaaaaaaagaccaaaatggGTCTGCATATTTTCCCCTCTACGGttcataaaaacatttaataatTCAAGCTATCTGTAggaaatttaattttttaaaaggcAAGTGTGCCAACTAAAGCTGAACCCCTGTGATCTTTGACCCTTCTGTGATATAATGCATCAAGATGCCTCATTTATCAGTAGTTGATATGACCACATCATCAAGGGATTACTTTGGAAACCTTTGTCCAGCTCGACTATACAGTTACATTCACAAATGTAGTATAAAACTTCACTGTGCAATAACAAAGCCGTATATTAACCTTATTTGGAAACTGTGTAAAAGCATCTGTAGATGGACACATCAAACAGTGGAATGTGTATTGTGATCGTTACAATTATTTTTTGGAAGAAGTGGACGGACTGAAGTCGAAAGGGACGCTCGTGACTGTTGTCAGCTGCGTCTTCAATAGTATGGGGTCGTAACAGTGGCTTTGGCAGAGCTCATTTACCCAGCTGTCATGGTAGCATTGATGCTGAAGAGTTTATTTCAGAGAAATATTTGCTGCTTTCAAGATCACATCTTTTCCATGAATGTCCGTGCATTTTTCAGCGAGACACTGTAAAACCATATCCGATTGCAAAGGCATGGCTGAGGAAAAAAAGATTCTccttagcagcagcagcagcagccccccccccctgtagAAAATGTTGGAGAGTTATGAAAGAAAAAGTGCTACAATTACGACCCCGTGCTGTGGACCACCTCAAGGTGTGATTGCAGAAAGAATGGGACAGAAATGACACCTGAAGAACCTATATTTCCCCATATATCCATCGGTGTCCTCAATGCCAGGATGTCTTGTGATTTCTATAAAGTGATAAaagctt
This window harbors:
- the efna1b gene encoding ephrin-A1b, with protein sequence MDVVYLVCLALTVGAWFASAERHSVYWNGSNANFLWDDYTVEVRINDYLDIICPHYTHAEVSSHAAERYVLYMVEKEDYEVCKPHSFDQLRWECSRPFAPHAPEKFSEKFQRFTPFTLGKEFKQGESYYYISKPMHHHGKDCLKLKVDVVGHKGAEKLHLDKSKAEEKGKGLDGGKGKFPAAGGVHNPTNRLPADDPDVMEPNVQRSIGSSAAQLVSLSLFFTMIPVLLAPMLR
- the slc50a1 gene encoding sugar transporter SWEET1 produces the protein MDLLQLLSWACIVFTIWMFSTGLTDLKKMRESKSAENIQFLPFLTTCLNNLGWLSYGFLKEDQTIVLVNIIGAFLQILYIVMYFHYTKDKRLVMLQTVAAGTVLACGWLYFTTFLTEGEARLSQLGLTCSVVTISMYMSPLTDLVKIVRSGNVQCLSFPLTVATFFTSTSWVLYGLQLNDYYVMVPNTPGIFTSLVRFYLFWKFASVDQSLPPYKSLQI